A single Anopheles funestus chromosome 2RL, idAnoFuneDA-416_04, whole genome shotgun sequence DNA region contains:
- the LOC125762964 gene encoding protein Malvolio, with product MNFDKSTSPRSSSVGDKSVSQTSSTATTPSSSNSLIEPSEDSTLNNASSIFYGGERSATDTETSDFSFRELWAFTGPGFLMSIAYLDPGNIESDLQSGVVAKYSLLWVLLGATLLGLAMQRLAVKIGVVTGLDLAEMCHKQYKTVPRLILWLMVEVAIIGSDMQEVIGTAIAIYLLSYKRIPLHVGVLITVLDTMSFLFLDKYKLRRLELFFGFLITTMAVSFGYQYIISDTPQMEVIKGMFIPWSSDYRPGTLLQAVGIIGAVIMPHNLYLHSALVKSRAINRNEVKEVKKANRYYFIEASIALAVSFVINVFVVSVFAHDLYGKTNQDVIDRCSNSSFSDDILQAFTANNATADINIYKGGLVLGCFYGGLSMYVWAIGILAAGQSSTMTGTYAGQFAMEGFLNLQWARWKRVLFTRTVAIMPAFYVAFYSKLDDLTKMNDILNAVMALQLPFAAIPTVAFSSSVALMKKEFVNSTVEKIISITLSFTVIGINLYFIIANLQQVNLTAFMLIGVVIFGTFYIAFNAYLILHMMVNLGNKSLATNSLVKRYIFDDVELFSNMATIDNGI from the exons ATGAATTTCGACAAATCCACTTCCCCCCGTAGTAGTAGCGTGGGCGACAAATCTGTTAGCCAAActtcatcaacagcaacaactccTAGTTCTAGTAATAGTTTAATCGAACCTTCCGAAGATTCCACTCTAAACAATGCTTCAAGCATATTTTATGGAGGAGAGCGCAGTGCTACTGATACCGAAACG AGTGATTTCAGCTTTCGAGAATTATGGGCGTTCACTGGGCCTGGTTTTTTGATGTCCATCGCTTATCTGGACCCGGGAAACATTGAATCAGACTTGCAGAGCGGAGTTGTAGCCAAATACAGTTTGCTATGGGTACTACTTGGAGCGACGCTGCTAGGTTTAGCGATGCAACGATTGGCTGTGAA AATTGGAGTCGTTACAGGATTGGATTTAGCGGAGATGTGCcataaacaatacaaaacagtACCACGGTTGATACTTTGGCTCATGGTAGAAGTTGCTATCATTGGTTCTGATATGCAGGAAGTAATTGGTACGGCAATCGCAATCTATCTTCTCTCATATAAAAG AATACCTTTGCACGTTGGTGTATTGATAACCGTATTAGACACAATGTCCTTTCTCTTTTTGGACAAGTATAAATTGAGACGGTTGGAActgtttttcggttttcttaTTACAACAATGGCGGTATCATTCGGTTACCAG tACATCATCAGTGATACACCACAAATGGAAGTAATAAAGGGCATGTTCATTCCCTGGTCATCCGACTATCGGCCCGGTACACTGTTACAAGCAGTTGGAATTATCGGTGCAGTTATCATGCCGCACAATTTATATTTACATTCAGCGCTGGTTAAG tCCCGAGCGATAAACCGAAACGAAGTGAAAGAGGTGAAAAAAGCCAACCGTTACTATTTTATCGAAGCATCTATAGCGCTTGCTGTATCATTTGTTATCAACGTGTTTGTAGTTTCTGTTTTCGCTCACGATTTGTACGGAAAGACAAATCAGGATGTG ATTGACagatgcagtaattcatcatTTTCTGATGATATCCTACAAGCGTTTACGGCAAATAATGCTACAGCTGatattaatatttacaaaGGTGGTTTGGTACTAGGATGCTTTTACGGTGGACTATCAATGTACGTGTGGGCAATCGGTATATTAGCGGCTGGTCAAAGTTCCACCATGACCGGCACTTATGCAGGACAGTTTGCTATGGAA GGCTTTCTTAATTTGCAATGGGCGCGTTGGAAACGGGTATTGTTCACCAGAACGGTTGCAATAATGCCAGCATTTTATGTTGCATTCTACAGCAAGCTAGATGATTTAACCAAGATGAATGACATTTTGAACGCCGTTATGGCATTGCAACTTCCGTTTGCAGCGATACCAACTGTCGCTTTTTCTTCAAGCGTGG cactCATGAAGAAAGAATTCGTGAACAGCAC GGTAGAGAAGATTATCTCCATCACACTTAGTTTCACTGTCATTGGCATAAATCtgtattttattattgcaaaTCTGCAGCAAGTTAATTTGACTGCTTTTATGTTAATTGGCGTTG TCATATTCGGTACCTTCTACATCGCTTTTAACGCGTACCTTATATTACACATGATGGTAAATTTGGGAAACAAATCGTTAGCAACCAATTCA CTCGTCAAGCGCTATATCTTTGATGATGTTGAGCTGTTTTCAAATATGGCGACGATAGATAATGGTATTTGA
- the LOC125762970 gene encoding pleckstrin homology domain-containing family F member 1 homolog, which translates to MVDKLVNSEANARRIQMVENCFGTSGQQLLVPGRVLVGEGVLTKMCRKRPKARQFFLFNDILVYGNIVIGKKKYNKQHLIPLEEVQLQALEDNGQYRNGWLIRTATKSFAVYAATQTEKQEWMAHINKCIEDLLRKSGKKPVETHAAVWVPDSEATICMHCKKTQFTMINRRHHCRNCGAVVCGPCSSKKFMLPGQSNKPLRVCLDCYDNLKSMKRDGNKALAGNNNKPANSTESSGEDDSGDDEETLKDNVTHDEPKFYADGKLEK; encoded by the exons ATGGTGGACAAGTTAG TTAACAGCGAAGCCAATGCTCGACGGATACAAATGGTTGAAAACTGTTTCGGAACATCTGGGCAGCAGTTGCTTGTTCCTGGGCGTGTACTAGTAGGCGAAGGGGTCCTTACAAAAATGTGTCGCAAACGTCCTAAAGCACGAcaatttttcttgtttaatgACATTTTGGTGTATGGCAACATTGTTATTggcaagaaaaaatacaacaaacaacacttaATTCCCCTTGAGGAAGTTCAGTTGCAGGCGCTGGAAGATAATGGtc AGTATAGAAATGGTTGGCTGATACGTACGGCTACCAAATCTTTCGCAGTCTACGCTGCGAcccaaacagaaaaacaagaaTGGATGGCACACATCAACAAGTGCATCGAAGATTTATTGCGCAAAA GCGGCAAAAAACCAGTCGAAACGCATGCTGCGGTATGGGTTCCAGACAGCGAAGCAACCATCTGCATGCATTGTAAAAAGACTCAGTTCACTATGATCAACAGAAGG CATCACTGTCGAAATTGCGGAGCCGTTGTATGCGGTCCATGCTCGTCGAAAAAGTTTATGCTTCCCGGGCAGAGTAATAAACCTCTGCGCGTATGTCTCGATTGCTACGACAACCTCAAGTCTATGAAGCGCGATGGA AACAAAGCACTTGccggtaacaacaacaaaccagcAAACTCTACTGAAAGCTCGGGCGAGGATGATTCAGGAGATGACGAGGAAACTCTTAAGGATAATGTGACACACGATGAA CCCAAATTTTACGCCGATGGTaaacttgaaaaataa
- the LOC125762957 gene encoding ER degradation-enhancing alpha-mannosidase-like protein 2 translates to MKVILESKTRCSRITNVSRSIIRFNCPQSLLMVLVWCCTAGWIFQSVSEVQALRKYAATDMHRMRERVRQMFHHAYDGYLQYGAPYDELRPLSCDAIDTWGSYSLTLIDALDTLAVMGNYTEFGRVVQLLQDRSFDADINVSVFETNIRIIGGLLSAHLLSYHADLASMGLVKPGWPCEGPLLEMAQDVAQRLLPAFDTATGMPYGTVNLRHGVPYGETSVTCTAGIGTFILEFGTLSRLTGNSVYEDVAMNALSALYKHRSPIGLYGNHIDVQTGRWIAQDAGIGAGVDSYFEYLVKGSILLERPELMGKFLESKAAIDRYLKREDWYVWVSMSKGQITLPVFQSLEAYWPGLLSLYGNTKEALRVLHNYQSVWRQYGFLPEFYNIPTGEAGANRENYPLRPELIESVMYLYRATGDPFLLEVGENILESIEYSAKTACGYATIRNVLTHQQEDRMESFFLAETTKYLYLLFDPNNVLHNDGSIGNVINVVHNEDDKDEMYECVVGAGGYIFNTEAHPIDPTALRCCEAIHGNIFADRTSANQNKNNSPRGELFLSKGQRKMVQSQQKENVQQLWNRSIRKEPTFATNSDVGTKPVVDRMTTISLPTGTMNRDVEKVESIPSDIKIKTISSTVPISSKDMKSSSMLHYTESSQIVDDASHVLSSVSGEIAEPSSIIAPKETKCSSSSRDKSNYIIFGSDPMKEESSALKEDSCNIMVKSTLTSTKDGNNENEEDKTMATLLKLVQSMFHTTVGQHDTKRSKFDREKFYQHLIRKRMLEEESSKYNASAPSPTKDEKQHELLLCRAQPYLHRLTLIGEFY, encoded by the exons ATGAAAGTAATACTAGAATCGAAAACAAGGTGCTCACGTATCACAAATGTATCACGGAGCATCATACGCTTTAATTGTCCTCAATCGTTACTGATGGTTTTAGTATGGTGCTGTACTGCAGGATGGATTTTCCAATCTGTTTCGGAAGTGCAAGCTTTGAGGAAATATGCAGCTACTGATATGCATCGTATGCG CGAACGAGTCCGTCAAATGTTTCATCATGCGTACGATGGTTATCTGCAGTATGGTGCTCCATACGACGAGTTGCGGCCTTTATCCTGCGATGCTATTGACACTTGGGGTAGTTATTCGCTAACATTGATTGACGCACTCGATACATTAGCAGTCATGGGTAACTACACTGAGTTTGGCCGTGTGGTACAACTTTTGCAAGATAGATCATTTGATGCAGACATCAACGTATCAGTGTTCGAAACAAATATTCGCATAATTGGTGGACTTTTGTCGGCCCATTTACTTTCTTATCATGCCGATCTGGCATCCATGGGATTAGTTAAACCAGGTTGGCCCTGTGAAGGTCCACTATTGGAAATGGCACAGGATGTTGCGCAGCGTTTATTGCCGGCATTCGATACCGCTACGGGCATGCCGTACGGCACGGTAAATTTGCGCCACGGTGTACCATATGGAGAAACATCGGTCACCTGTACTGCGGGTATCGGAACTTTTATACTGGAATTTGGCACCCTCAGCAGACTGACAGGAAATTCCGTATACGAAGATGTTGCAATGAATGCTCTGTCCGCACTGTACAAACACCGCTCCCCAATAGGATTGTATGGAAATCATATCGATGTACAAACTGGTCGCTGGATAGCACAGGATGCCGGCATTGGTGCTGGGGTGGATtcatattttgaatatttagtAAAAGGATCAATCCTGCTCGAACGACCTGAGCTGATGGGCAAATTCCTCGAAAGTAAGGCAGCGATTGATCGCTATTTGAAACGAGAAGATTGGTACGTTTGGGTTAGCATGAGCAAAGGTCAGATCACGCTACCCGTATTTCAGTCACTCGAAGCATACTGGCCAGGTTTACTTAGTTTGTATGGCAATACAAAGGAAGCGCTACGTGTACTGCACAACTACCAGTCCGTTTGGCGTCAGTATGGATTTCTACCGGAATTTTACAATATTCCCACCGGAGAAGCTGGTGCAAATCGTGAAAATTATCCCCTGCGGCCAGAGCTAATTGAATCGGTAATGTATCTGTATCGTGCTACCGGCGATCCATTCCTACTGGAGGTAGGCGAAAACATCCTTGAAAGCATCGAGTATAGCGCCAAGACGGCATGTGGCTACGCGACGATACGGAACGTTCTGACGCACCAACAAGAGGATCGTatggaatcgttttttttggccgAAACTACCAAATATCTGTACCTATTGTTTGATCCAAATAATGTGCTGCACAATGATGGGAGCATTGGCAATGTTATTAATGTAGTGCACAACGAAGATGATAAAGATGAAATGTACGAATGTGTCGTAGGTGCTGGGGGATACATTTTCAACACGGAAGCCCATCCAATCGATCCAACGGCACTGCGGTGCTGTGAAGCAATTCATGGCAACATTTTTGCTGACCGGACATccgcaaatcaaaacaaaaacaattcccCGCGAGGCGAACTGTTTCTTTCGAAAGGTCAACGGAAAATGGTTCAATcacagcaaaaggaaaatgtacAACAATTATGGAATCGCTCCATACGTAAAGAACCAACATTTGCTACGAATTCGGACGTTGGAACAAAACCCGTTGTTGATAGAATGACCACCATAAGTCTTCCTACCGGCACTATGAATCGTGATGTGGAAAAAGTAGAGAGTATTCCCAGTGATATTAAGATCAAAACTATCTCATCAACCGTACCCATTTCAAGCAAAGATATGAAATCATCTTCGATGTTACACTATACAGAATCATCGCAAATAGTAGATGATGCTAGTCATGTTCTTTCATCTGTATCGGGTGAAATTGCGGAACCATCGTCAATCATTGCACCGAAGGAAACgaaatgcagcagcagcagtagagaCAAATCTAATTACATCATTTTTGGATCAGACCCTATGAAGGAAGAATCATCTGCATTGAAAGAAGATTCTTGCAATATTATGGTAAAATCAACACTAACGTCAACCAAGGATGGCAATAATGAAAATGAGGAAGATAAAACAATGGCAACGCTATTAAAACTCGTGCAGAGCATGTTTCACACAACCGTCGGCCAGCATGATACGAAAAGATCTAAGTTTGATCGTGAAAAATTTTATCAACACTTGATCAGAAAGCGTATGTTAGAAGAAGAAAGTAGTAAATACAACGCATCGGCACCATCGCCGACCAAAGATGAAAAGCAGCACGAGCTGCTACTGTGTCGCGCACAACCTTATCTTCATCGGCTAACTCTAATTGGCGAGTTCTATTAA
- the LOC125762960 gene encoding nucleolar complex protein 3 homolog: MVKLRKKSIKAKPANGARQSLRGLRKDKNNISAGVKAKKILRSKDFKHKTQTDRVEEMEEAYGRKVLAEMKNRDNVNHLLPIKIKGKGLISRSAPKRVSNEPDISAATATDDPLAKAVTSQAPLAEQEVVSLTDILLKREEQVREKQFYIGTACAALLENPEARIENVSSLLDLLNETTRDGSINFLAVRKTALISLVEVFKDIVPEYRIGVVDKEQQKLKKDTLARVNFENKLLAYYKQLLKYMETLISNYTRKIKKSEKQSIETRQLLEMAVQCMCDLVLAHPYFNYSPNIIQVLVLMLNNTKETIRKTVHACFSSLFRTDTRLDLTHHAVRHINMLIKKKQRSIFPEMISCLKNLQINRINMNDDVLLELKKQKLEKQKSYVINMSRKERKRKKKLEELEKDIFETKAEENKQVVRRKLTEISKLTFMIYFKILKCYPDSKVLSVTLEGLSKFAHTINIEFYADLVELLNNLLENVELGYREQLHCIQTVFVILSGQGEVLNIDPARFYSHFYKNLLYVHAGKNHDDMETILKTLDIILFKRRRNVTYHRYVSFVKRLSTLCLQVLPNGSLGLMSLIRSCIHMNQKLDILLDTEAVVGSGKFDPFNDEPEFANANCSALYESSCMTRHYHPTVRKIITNILKNSDTVPINAGRTLTPGEFYTTYDCSEMVFNPAIPHSTSVKNGKNYRNLIATKLSERQKLSHPYNIKEIRRNANFNDKSKELYYDYFLEYVKKSKAC; this comes from the exons ATGGTTAAATTACgtaaaaaatcgattaaagcAAAGCCCGCAAATGGAG CGCGACAATCTTTACGTGGGCTTcggaaagataaaaataatatatccgCAGGTGTTAAAGCGAAGAAAATACTTCGCTCTAAagattttaaacataaaacacagaCGGACAGGGTCGAAGAGATGGAAGAAGCATATGGCAGAAAAGTACTGGCGGAAATGAAAAATCGCGATAATGTAAATCATTTGTTGCCCATAAAAATTAAAGGGAAAGGATTGATCAGTCGATCCGCTCCTAAGCGTGTGTCAAACGAACCTGATATAAGTGCAGCTACAGCTACCGACGATCCATTAGCAAAAGCTGTTACATCCCAGGCGCCTTTAGCCGAACAAGAAGTAGTGTCATTGACCGATATTCTGTTGAAACGGGAAGAGCAAGTTAGAGAAAAGCAATTTTATATAGGAACAGCATGTGCGGCATTATTAGAAAACCCAGAGGCAAGGATTGAAAATGTTAGTTCTTTGCTGGACTTATTGAATGAAACAACCCGCGACGGTTCTATCAACTTCTTAGCTGTTCGTAAAACTGCTTTGATATCTCTGGTTGAGGTATTTAAAGATATTGTCCCAGAATATCGCATTGGAGTCGTTGACAAGGAACAGCAAAAGT tGAAGAAAGATACGCTTGCTCGTGTTAACTTTGAAAATAAGCTGCTAGCATATTATAAgcaattattaaaatacatgGAAACTTTAATAAGTAATTAcaccagaaaaataaaaaaatcggaaaaacaaTCGATTGAAACGCGCCAACTGCTGGAAATGGCTGTGCAATGCATGTGCGATTTAGTACTAGCACACCCGTATTTCAACTATAGTCCAAATATTATACAAGTACTGGTACTAATGTTgaacaacacaaaagaaacCATACGCAAAACGGTACACGCTTGCTTCAGCTCTTTATTCAGAACGGATACACGGTTAGATTTAACTCATCAT gCTGTGCGTCATATAAATAtgctgattaaaaaaaaacagcgaagTATATTCCCTGAGATGATTTCCTGTTTGAAAAACTTGCAGATTAATCGTATAAACATGAACGACGACGTGTTGTTAGagctcaaaaaacaaaagctagaaaagcaaaaatcatACGTTATCAATATGTCACGAAAAGAACGGAAACGCAAAAAGAAACTTGAGGAGCTTGAAAAAGATATTTTCGAAACAAAGGCGGAGGAAAACAAGCAAGTCGTACGCCGCAAGCTAACTGAAATATCGAAGTTGACGTTCATGATTTACTTCAAAATTCTAAAATGTTATCCTGACTCGAAAGTGCTAAGTGTGACACTGGAAGGATTATCTAAATTTGCACATACAATCAATATCGAATTTTACGCCGATCTAGTTGAGCTATTGAATAATCTTTTGGAAAATGTCGAGTTGGGATATAGAGAGCAACTGCACTGCATTCAAACGGTATTCGTTATACTAAGTGGACAAGGAGAAGTTCTTAACATTGATCCGGCAAGATTCTATTCCCATTTTTACAAGAATTTGCTCTACGTGCATGCAg GCAAAAACCATGATGATATGGAGACCATTCTTAAAACTTTGGACATCATTCTGTTCAAACGTCGTAGAAACGTAACGTATCATCGTTATGTGAGCTTCGTAAAGCGTCTTTCAACGCTTTGCCTACAGGTGCTTCCCAATGGTTCTCTTGGTCTTATGTCGTTGATTCGAAGCTGCATCCATATGAACCAAAAACTGGATATCCTGCTCGATACGGAAGCCGTTGTAGGCTCGGGTAAATTTGATCCATTTAATGACGAACCGGAATTTGCTAATGCCAATTGCAGTGCATTATACGAAAGTAGCTGCATGACGCGCCATTATCATCCAACCGTACGCAAAATAATAactaatatattaaaaaattcgGACACCGTGCCCATCAATGCCGGCAGAACACT GACCCCCGGCGAGTTTTATACAACCTACGATTGCTCGGAAATGGTGTTTAATCCAGCAATTCCTCATTCAACATCTgttaaaaatggtaaaaattatCGCAACCTAATTGCTACGAAATTATCAGAGAGACAAAAGCTAAGCCATCCATACAACATAAAGGAGATAAGAAGGAATGCTAATTTCAACGATAAGTCAAAAGAATTATATTACGATTACTTTTTAGAATACGTTAAAAAATCTAAAGCAtgctaa